Proteins from a genomic interval of Rubinisphaera italica:
- a CDS encoding IS3 family transposase (programmed frameshift), with amino-acid sequence MSGSSQAGKRTRRRYSEEFKRDAVGLVTEQHYPLAEAARRLDIHVSVLRNWKEKFMSGKESKSNEKLFESEREELRQLREENRKLRMDREILKKAGSLFREGKSVRFTFIDDHEEDFEVARMCEIFEVSRSGYYTWKNRPMSIRQENQQELTQAMKEIHQETREVYGSPRMHRELLERGYEVSENTVAKLMNQAGIQAKTRKKFKNTTDSNHSRPVAENHLDRQFDAVTKSNEVWLSDITCIWTEEGWLYLAAVLDMYTRKVVGWSMAERMTSDLVVNALRMAVDQEAVSNADLKELTLHSDRGSQYASEDYQQVLTSMGITCSMSRKGNCWDNAPMESFFATLKKELVHHERYKKRSEARSSLFEYIEVFYNRVRKHSALGYLSPAQFVQVT; translated from the exons ATGTCGGGATCATCACAGGCTGGAAAACGGACGCGGCGGCGTTATTCTGAAGAGTTTAAGCGGGATGCCGTGGGACTGGTGACCGAGCAGCATTATCCGCTGGCCGAGGCGGCTCGACGCCTGGATATTCATGTCAGTGTTTTACGCAACTGGAAAGAGAAGTTCATGAGCGGCAAAGAATCGAAGTCCAACGAGAAGTTGTTTGAATCCGAACGTGAAGAGTTGCGACAGCTGCGCGAGGAGAATCGTAAGCTGAGAATGGATCGAGAGATTTTAAAAAAAGCAG GCAGCCTTTTTCGCGAAGGAAAATCAGTGAGATTTACCTTTATTGATGACCATGAAGAAGACTTTGAAGTAGCTCGGATGTGTGAAATCTTCGAGGTTTCCCGGAGTGGATATTACACCTGGAAGAATCGTCCGATGAGTATACGCCAGGAGAATCAACAGGAGTTGACACAGGCCATGAAGGAGATTCATCAGGAGACACGAGAAGTGTATGGCTCTCCTCGGATGCATAGAGAATTGCTGGAACGCGGCTATGAGGTCTCAGAGAATACGGTGGCCAAATTGATGAATCAGGCTGGAATTCAGGCAAAAACCAGGAAGAAGTTCAAAAACACCACGGACTCGAATCATTCCCGGCCCGTGGCTGAGAACCATCTGGATCGTCAGTTTGATGCCGTGACAAAAAGCAATGAAGTTTGGCTGAGTGACATCACCTGCATCTGGACTGAGGAGGGCTGGTTGTACCTGGCAGCAGTGCTGGATATGTATACGCGCAAAGTTGTAGGCTGGTCGATGGCCGAACGCATGACCTCAGACCTGGTGGTCAATGCCTTGAGGATGGCAGTGGATCAGGAGGCCGTGTCGAATGCAGACCTCAAAGAATTAACGCTTCACTCAGACCGCGGGAGTCAGTACGCTAGCGAGGATTATCAACAGGTGTTGACCTCGATGGGAATCACCTGTTCGATGAGCCGGAAAGGGAACTGTTGGGACAACGCTCCCATGGAGTCATTTTTTGCGACGTTGAAGAAAGAGCTCGTTCATCATGAGCGATACAAGAAGCGTTCAGAGGCTCGATCGAGCCTGTTTGAATACATCGAAGTGTTTTATAATCGAGTACGGAAACATTCTGCACTGGGCTATCTGAGCCCTGCGCAGTTTGTACAAGTGACTTAA